In one uncultured Devosia sp. genomic region, the following are encoded:
- a CDS encoding glycerophosphodiester phosphodiesterase family protein, whose translation MTLFPDPIAHRGLHDRAKGVIENSASAFEAAIAGGFAIECDVQLTADGVPVIFHDDDMKRLLGKDGLVADVQSADILAATLLDSAANDRPQKFGDFLAQIAGRALLQIELKAQRDAHGTQLLARSVAELLKSYDGPVTIESFDPKLLTAIRQFGFTGPRGIITYDYDRKDWDSTLSDEQRYTLRHLLHWHETQFDFISCHQEALELPAILFWRALGKPVTAWTIRTQAEADTAKPHVDQIVFEGFDPA comes from the coding sequence ATGACCCTGTTTCCCGATCCGATCGCCCATCGTGGCCTGCATGACCGCGCCAAGGGCGTGATCGAGAACAGCGCCAGCGCCTTCGAAGCCGCCATCGCCGGCGGCTTCGCCATCGAATGCGACGTCCAGCTCACCGCTGATGGCGTCCCGGTCATTTTCCACGACGATGACATGAAGCGCCTGCTCGGCAAGGACGGCCTTGTTGCCGACGTCCAGTCGGCTGACATCCTGGCCGCTACCCTGCTCGACAGCGCCGCCAACGACCGTCCGCAGAAGTTCGGCGACTTCCTCGCCCAGATCGCCGGTCGCGCCCTGTTGCAGATCGAACTCAAGGCCCAGCGCGATGCCCATGGCACGCAGCTGCTCGCCCGCTCCGTCGCCGAACTGCTCAAAAGCTATGACGGCCCGGTTACCATCGAGTCCTTCGATCCAAAACTCCTGACCGCCATCCGCCAGTTCGGTTTCACCGGCCCCCGCGGCATCATCACCTATGACTATGACCGCAAGGACTGGGACAGCACGCTAAGCGACGAACAGCGCTACACACTCCGCCACCTGCTGCACTGGCACGAGACCCAGTTCGATTTCATATCCTGCCACCAGGAAGCCCTCGAACTTCCCGCCATTCTCTTCTGGCGCGCCCTGGGCAAGCCAGTCACCGCCTGGACCATCCGCACCCAGGCCGAAGCCGACACAGCAAAACCCCATGTCGACCAGATCGTCTTCGAGGGCTTCGATCCTGCATAG
- a CDS encoding RidA family protein — translation MTSPIEKLREYGYELPAPKAPVASYVPVVRTGNLIYVSGQISADANGVVTGLLGDNMNVVQGGNAAELAAINVLSQVVHMGGVPLEEIKRIVKVTVLVASTPDFTEQHLVANGCSNLLVGILGDKGKHARAAFGVASLPFGAAVEIEAVVEV, via the coding sequence TGACCAGTCCGATCGAAAAGCTCCGCGAATATGGCTACGAACTGCCCGCCCCCAAGGCCCCGGTCGCCAGCTATGTGCCGGTCGTCCGTACCGGCAACCTGATCTACGTTTCGGGCCAGATTTCCGCTGACGCCAATGGCGTGGTGACCGGCCTGCTCGGCGACAACATGAATGTCGTCCAGGGTGGCAATGCTGCCGAACTCGCCGCCATCAACGTCCTGTCGCAGGTCGTCCACATGGGCGGCGTGCCGCTCGAAGAGATCAAGCGTATCGTCAAGGTTACCGTCCTTGTGGCCTCTACCCCCGATTTCACCGAACAGCACCTAGTGGCCAATGGCTGCTCCAACCTGCTGGTTGGCATTCTGGGCGACAAGGGCAAGCACGCCCGCGCCGCCTTCGGTGTCGCCTCCCTGCCCTTCGGCGCAGCGGTCGAGATCGAAGCCGTGGTGGAAGTCTAA